The following are encoded in a window of bacterium genomic DNA:
- a CDS encoding LEA type 2 family protein, whose protein sequence is MKKYLIVLIVACAGGGCATLSIVPPEVTLVDLEFTDLTMFETTGEFTVRLANENPDPLRINGGVFRLYLNGVKVGKALTSESVEVPRLGTATQRVALHVNNVALISRLASLLEEPVLDYQIKTRLFVEGAYGTRRVNFENAGTFSWDQQETEPLVESEVDG, encoded by the coding sequence ATGAAAAAGTACCTTATCGTCCTCATCGTCGCGTGCGCCGGCGGCGGCTGCGCGACCTTGAGCATCGTACCGCCCGAGGTGACTCTGGTGGACCTCGAGTTCACCGACCTGACGATGTTCGAGACCACCGGCGAGTTCACCGTGCGGCTGGCGAACGAGAACCCGGATCCGCTGCGCATCAACGGCGGGGTCTTCCGTCTGTACCTGAATGGCGTCAAGGTCGGCAAGGCGTTGACCTCGGAGTCCGTCGAGGTCCCCCGGCTCGGCACGGCGACCCAGAGAGTCGCGCTTCACGTCAACAACGTGGCGCTGATCAGTCGCCTGGCCTCCTTGCTGGAAGAGCCGGTTCTCGACTATCAGATCAAGACGCGGCTATTCGTCGAGGGGGCCTATGGAACCCGGCGGGTCAATTTCGAGAACGCGGGGACATTCTCCTGGGACCAGCAGGAGACCGAGCCACTCGTCGAATCCGAGGTAGACGGCTGA